From one Caldithrix abyssi DSM 13497 genomic stretch:
- a CDS encoding acyl carrier protein, with amino-acid sequence MDIEATVKEIIVEQLGVDESQVTPEASFIDDLGADSLDTVELVMAFEDKFGISIPEDEAEKMRTVGDAIEHLKQKLAEKE; translated from the coding sequence ATGGATATCGAAGCAACCGTCAAGGAAATTATCGTTGAGCAATTAGGCGTAGATGAATCTCAGGTTACCCCCGAAGCATCTTTTATTGACGATCTGGGCGCAGACAGCCTGGATACGGTGGAACTGGTGATGGCTTTTGAAGACAAATTCGGAATTTCCATTCCGGAAGATGAAGCCGAAAAGATGCGTACGGTTGGCGACGCCATTGAGCATTTGAAACAAAAATTAGCCGAAAAAGAATAA
- the fabG gene encoding 3-oxoacyl-[acyl-carrier-protein] reductase, whose product MNEGKVAIVTGSARGIGKAIALKLAREGYHVVISDILKDAAKETAQEIEKLGVKSLAVVADVSKAEDAGNLIKQTVEAFGQVDVLVNNAGITRDNLAIRMSEAEWDSVLNINLKGTFLCSQAAAKVMMKKRSGRIINIASVSGILGTAGQANYASSKAGVIALTKAFARELGARNITVNAVAPGYIATEMTEKLPENVKEEYLKQIPLKRAGTPEDVANVVAFLASDAASYVTGTTLIVSGGLVM is encoded by the coding sequence ATGAACGAAGGAAAAGTAGCAATCGTAACCGGCTCTGCTCGTGGAATCGGGAAAGCCATTGCCCTTAAATTGGCGCGCGAGGGTTACCATGTGGTGATTTCGGATATTCTAAAAGACGCGGCAAAAGAAACCGCCCAGGAAATTGAAAAGCTCGGCGTAAAATCGCTGGCGGTGGTGGCGGATGTTTCTAAAGCCGAAGACGCGGGAAACCTGATTAAGCAAACCGTTGAGGCCTTTGGGCAGGTGGACGTGCTGGTTAACAATGCCGGCATTACGCGCGACAACCTGGCTATTCGCATGAGCGAAGCCGAGTGGGATTCTGTATTGAACATCAATTTGAAGGGAACGTTTTTGTGCTCGCAGGCGGCGGCCAAAGTGATGATGAAAAAACGTAGCGGCAGAATAATTAACATCGCCTCGGTTAGCGGCATACTGGGTACGGCCGGGCAGGCCAATTACGCTTCGTCCAAAGCGGGAGTAATCGCCTTAACCAAAGCTTTTGCCCGTGAGCTGGGCGCGCGTAATATTACGGTAAATGCCGTTGCTCCCGGTTACATTGCCACGGAAATGACTGAAAAATTGCCAGAAAATGTAAAAGAAGAGTATCTGAAACAGATTCCGTTAAAGCGGGCCGGCACCCCGGAAGACGTGGCCAATGTGGTGGCCTTTTTAGCCAGCGATGCCGCATCGTACGTCACGGGAACCACGCTCATTGTGAGCGGCGGTCTGGTTATGTAA
- the fabD gene encoding ACP S-malonyltransferase yields MKKAFIFPGQASQFVGMGKDLYEHFESARRIFDQANEILNFDLKKVCFEGPEEELKQTYITQPAIFVHSMAVNTLLEEKGLKPDGVAGHSLGEYSALVAAGSLTFEDGLRLVQKRGQLMHESGNKNPGTMAALIGLSAEQVYELCEKLSDKGIIQPANFNSPGQIAISGQVEVIRQALDVAREMGAKKALELVVSGAFHSPLMDDARAGLQEALEKTEFKDARVPVYSNVTGGPVTARDEIRHLLFKQLTSPVLWQKSMENMIADGFAAFYEIGPGKVLCGLLKRINRQVPCQPIGTVENVNRVGEEG; encoded by the coding sequence ATGAAAAAAGCATTCATCTTTCCGGGACAGGCATCGCAGTTTGTGGGAATGGGCAAAGACCTTTACGAACACTTTGAGTCTGCCCGCAGGATTTTTGATCAGGCTAATGAAATTTTAAATTTTGATCTGAAAAAAGTTTGCTTCGAAGGACCGGAAGAAGAACTTAAACAGACGTATATTACGCAACCGGCTATTTTTGTCCACAGCATGGCTGTGAACACCCTGCTTGAAGAAAAGGGGCTGAAGCCCGATGGTGTGGCCGGACACAGTCTGGGCGAGTACAGCGCGCTGGTGGCCGCCGGCAGTCTGACCTTTGAGGACGGTTTGCGTCTGGTGCAAAAACGCGGCCAGTTAATGCATGAATCGGGTAATAAAAACCCCGGTACCATGGCCGCTTTAATTGGCCTTTCCGCAGAGCAGGTTTATGAGTTGTGCGAAAAACTTTCGGACAAAGGCATTATTCAACCGGCCAATTTTAATTCACCGGGACAGATCGCTATTTCCGGCCAGGTTGAGGTCATTCGCCAGGCGTTGGACGTGGCCAGAGAGATGGGCGCTAAAAAGGCGCTGGAATTAGTAGTATCCGGAGCCTTTCACAGCCCGCTAATGGACGATGCACGCGCCGGCTTACAGGAAGCGCTGGAAAAAACAGAATTCAAAGACGCCCGCGTGCCGGTTTATTCTAATGTGACGGGCGGGCCTGTTACGGCCAGAGATGAGATCCGTCATTTACTGTTTAAACAACTAACCAGCCCGGTTTTGTGGCAAAAGAGCATGGAAAATATGATTGCCGATGGTTTTGCCGCGTTTTACGAAATCGGGCCCGGCAAAGTTTTGTGTGGACTATTAAAACGAATTAATCGACAGGTTCCCTGTCAACCCATCGGGACTGTTGAAAACGTAAATAGAGTGGGGGAAGAAGGATGA
- a CDS encoding beta-ketoacyl-ACP synthase III, translated as MPKAYISAVAHYVPEKVLTNFDLEKMVDTSDEWIRSRTGIRERRILEPGKATSDMAAEAVKKLCENRGIDPLEIEGIVVATVTPDMFFPSTGNLVQEKVGAKNAWSFDVAAACSGFIYALSVGAQYIMAGTHKKIVVVGGDKMSAITNYRDRNTCVLFGDAAAAVLLEPTEDEDKGIIDFMLFSDGSGADYLKMKAGGSLFPASLETVVNDWHYIYQDGKTVFKFAVTKMAEVSVHILEKNGFTGKDLTLFIPHQANLRIIDAAVKRLGIDYDKVMINIDKYGNTTAATIPLALSEAYLQGKLDVGDLVVFATFGGGFTWASTLLRWGIPKPEKPISE; from the coding sequence ATGCCTAAGGCTTACATTAGTGCAGTAGCGCATTACGTGCCGGAAAAGGTGCTTACCAATTTTGATCTGGAAAAAATGGTGGATACTTCCGATGAATGGATTCGATCGCGTACCGGCATCCGTGAGCGGCGCATCCTGGAGCCCGGAAAGGCAACCTCGGATATGGCTGCCGAAGCGGTAAAAAAATTATGTGAAAACAGGGGCATTGACCCTCTGGAAATTGAAGGAATTGTAGTTGCCACCGTGACGCCGGATATGTTCTTTCCCAGTACCGGCAATCTGGTTCAGGAAAAGGTCGGCGCCAAAAACGCCTGGTCGTTTGATGTGGCCGCCGCCTGTTCGGGTTTTATTTATGCATTGTCTGTCGGCGCCCAGTATATTATGGCTGGCACGCACAAAAAGATTGTGGTGGTGGGCGGCGATAAGATGAGCGCCATTACCAACTACCGCGATCGGAATACGTGCGTGTTGTTTGGCGACGCAGCCGCGGCGGTTTTGCTGGAGCCAACCGAAGATGAAGACAAAGGCATCATCGATTTTATGCTCTTTTCCGATGGCAGCGGCGCAGATTACCTTAAAATGAAGGCTGGCGGCAGCCTGTTCCCGGCTTCACTGGAAACGGTGGTGAATGACTGGCACTACATCTATCAGGACGGCAAAACGGTTTTTAAATTTGCCGTCACAAAAATGGCCGAAGTTTCAGTCCATATTCTGGAAAAAAACGGCTTTACCGGCAAAGACCTTACCCTCTTTATTCCTCATCAGGCCAATCTGCGGATTATTGACGCCGCTGTTAAACGGTTGGGCATCGATTATGACAAGGTAATGATTAATATTGATAAATATGGAAATACAACCGCAGCGACCATTCCTCTGGCGCTCTCGGAAGCTTACCTGCAAGGAAAACTCGATGTGGGCGACCTGGTCGTATTTGCAACTTTTGGCGGCGGTTTTACCTGGGCTTCTACTCTATTGCGCTGGGGAATTCCAAAACCTGAAAAGCCGATCTCTGAATAG
- the plsX gene encoding phosphate acyltransferase PlsX has protein sequence MRIALDVMGGDLGPRATVDGAYLYLKEAPKDDHIVLVGDQDLIKERLKHIPEKYHKRFSIVHAPDNIGMNESPTEAFKKKTNASMVVGLKLHASGQADAFVSAGHTGAQMAGSLLTLKRIPGVKRPAIGSFLPSEKGMVFLIDVGANVDSKPIHLLQFALMASIFVGEVFQQKDLKIGLLSIGEEEKKGNALTLAAHQLFKENLPNFYGNVEGRDILKGKTDIIVCDGFVGNALLKMAESVMGVIVKAIKRNIGANLFTNLGALLVKPAFSELKRSYDYQEYGGVPLLGVDGISIICHGNSTARAIKNALRVAHEMSSHQVNKRIAEKLREKELNNA, from the coding sequence ATGCGCATCGCCCTGGATGTTATGGGGGGTGATCTTGGGCCCCGAGCAACGGTTGATGGGGCTTATTTATATTTGAAAGAAGCTCCCAAAGACGACCATATTGTTCTGGTGGGTGATCAGGATTTAATTAAAGAACGTCTGAAGCACATTCCTGAGAAATACCATAAGCGATTTAGCATTGTTCACGCGCCAGACAATATCGGCATGAATGAATCCCCTACCGAAGCATTCAAAAAGAAGACAAACGCTTCAATGGTCGTGGGGCTCAAATTGCATGCCAGCGGCCAGGCCGATGCCTTTGTCAGCGCCGGGCATACTGGTGCGCAAATGGCAGGCTCATTGTTGACTCTAAAACGAATCCCCGGAGTTAAGCGCCCGGCCATAGGGTCGTTTTTGCCCAGCGAAAAGGGGATGGTCTTTTTGATTGACGTGGGAGCAAATGTTGATTCTAAACCGATTCACCTCTTGCAATTTGCTTTAATGGCAAGTATTTTTGTCGGCGAAGTATTTCAGCAAAAAGATTTGAAAATCGGTTTGCTGAGTATTGGCGAGGAAGAAAAAAAGGGAAACGCCTTAACCCTGGCGGCGCACCAATTGTTTAAAGAAAATTTACCAAATTTTTACGGAAACGTTGAGGGACGAGATATTTTAAAAGGAAAAACCGATATCATTGTGTGCGATGGCTTTGTAGGGAATGCGCTACTTAAGATGGCCGAGAGTGTGATGGGCGTAATTGTCAAAGCGATTAAGCGGAATATCGGAGCCAATCTATTTACCAATTTGGGGGCGCTTTTAGTTAAACCGGCCTTTAGCGAGCTCAAGCGCAGTTATGATTATCAGGAATACGGCGGCGTGCCCCTGTTAGGTGTGGATGGAATTTCGATAATTTGCCATGGAAACTCAACGGCAAGGGCCATTAAAAACGCTTTGCGTGTAGCGCATGAAATGAGTAGTCATCAGGTTAATAAACGAATTGCAGAAAAGTTGAGGGAAAAGGAGTTGAACAATGCCTAA
- the rpmF gene encoding 50S ribosomal protein L32 — protein MANPKRKVSRNLRDKRRAQWMASLRANSLVTCDHCGEKKLPHRACPSCGYYRGKNVYIPKSV, from the coding sequence ATGGCAAATCCAAAACGGAAAGTATCACGTAATTTGAGAGATAAACGCAGAGCTCAATGGATGGCAAGTTTACGCGCTAATTCTTTGGTTACCTGTGATCATTGCGGCGAAAAAAAGCTGCCCCATCGTGCCTGCCCAAGTTGCGGATATTACCGGGGTAAAAACGTCTATATTCCCAAATCGGTTTAA
- a CDS encoding YceD family protein, translated as MKINIQDIDVHPIEMDDEISLEFISPLIREYYPNQATVHVHAEKIKKDVRVRIELLTRAHYTCDRCLDEFDVRFTARIEQQYHQGAGELLDEEIIRIAADAIEIDINPVISEMMLLNHPLKMLCKEECKGICPNCGAHLNHEECRCGERPIDPRWDELRKLLK; from the coding sequence AAACATACAGGACATTGATGTTCATCCAATTGAGATGGATGACGAGATAAGTCTGGAATTTATTTCGCCTTTGATTCGGGAGTATTATCCGAATCAGGCCACGGTGCATGTGCATGCGGAAAAGATCAAGAAAGATGTTCGCGTGCGCATCGAATTATTGACCAGAGCGCATTATACCTGCGATCGTTGCCTGGATGAGTTCGATGTGCGCTTCACGGCCAGGATCGAACAACAGTATCACCAGGGCGCAGGTGAATTGTTAGACGAAGAGATTATTCGCATTGCGGCGGATGCCATTGAGATCGATATTAATCCTGTGATCTCTGAGATGATGTTATTGAACCATCCGCTAAAAATGTTGTGTAAGGAAGAGTGTAAAGGAATTTGCCCGAATTGTGGCGCGCATTTGAATCATGAAGAGTGCCGCTGTGGAGAACGACCGATCGATCCACGTTGGGATGAACTGAGAAAGTTATTAAAATAG